A genomic window from Labrus bergylta chromosome 7, fLabBer1.1, whole genome shotgun sequence includes:
- the ucmab gene encoding unique cartilage matrix-associated protein, whose amino-acid sequence MRKGASNPVHPVLFFSLLSDLHGHSFPLLSQHFSRVPLHLSHISSSPLPPGLPHFVSVFHTERLKMSWTSATLLALLAVLLALSLSQVADSAAVPSSKGSAKDPQGPMKRIFMKEADASNFFRKRSRRGAKSQDEINAEQRQILAADERKREFHEEKRNEFENYAEEENDEQDERTRESTEQWREFHYDGMHPPQEYNRHST is encoded by the exons ATGCGTAAAGGAGCATCAAATCCTGTGCATCCTGTGCTTTTCTTCAGTCTGTTATCAGATCTGCATGGTCactccttccctctcctcagTCAACATTTCTCCAGGGTTCCACTCCACCTCTCACATATTTCTTCTTCACCTCTCCCTCCAGGTCTTCCTCACTTTGTCTCAGTTTTTCACACAGAGCGATTGAAGATGTCCTGGACGTCTGCAACCCTCCTGGCTCTCCTGGCAGTGCTTCTGGCACTTTCCC TGTCCCAAGTGGCAGACTCTGCAGCTGTGCCCAGCAGCAAGGGCAGCGCTAAAGACCCACAAg GTCCGATGAAGAGGATCTTCATGAAAGAGGCAGATGCCTCAAACTTCTTCAGGAAACGCAGCAGACGGGGGGCCAAGTCTCAGGATGAGATCAACG CTGAGCAGAGGCAGATCTTAGCTGCAGATGAGCGAAAAAGAGAGTTTCACGAGGAGAAGAGAAATGAGTTTGAGAACTATGCAGAAGAGGAGAACGACG AACAAGACGAGAGGACCAGAGAGAGCACGGAGCAGTGGAGGGAGTTCCACTACGATGGGATGCATCCTCCTCAGGAGTACAACCGTCACTCCACCTGA